The Candidatus Beckwithbacteria bacterium genome has a window encoding:
- a CDS encoding glycosyltransferase family 39 protein produces MKQLQFIKSEKFWLWLIFILGIALRFYKLGKVPSGFVNDEADFGYNAYSLIKTGKDEFGKSWPLIFQSFGDGKMPVYFYLTIPSVLIFGLTEFAVRFPSALFGSLTVLLVYFLAKNFARHPSPFALIASLVLATMPWHIHFSRAAFEANVGLFWLVLGSIFFFRFVKSSKAGQLIVSLTALTLSVFSYHAPRLFIPVWLIYLIWQYRRQLPIKKTIIHTLIIVFIPWLILNFSKASLTRSAGISIFNAQSGVSQRLQQKFIETRNQPLWLTRAFHNKPVEFTVDFIRRYASHFDSNFLFFNGDPIRPRYRVPDTGQALWFTLPFFFLGLYFLVKNKHWPILVWLLLAPLPAAITFETPSAIRAILMIIPLSLAIALGASETIKRFPYLRFLLLLIFGFNFFSYLDAYFVHAPIHQPYEWQGGYKELVKRVNEMMPNYDKALITDSRGTAYIYFLFYNQYDPVKWQAQANESITAPDKFGFSTINKVDNLYFIGERCPTKIAEDKVLYVCNIAIEEDRPKIGFTQFKDMILFDDGQPAFVLFEKENLIQ; encoded by the coding sequence ATGAAACAACTTCAGTTTATCAAATCTGAAAAATTTTGGCTGTGGTTAATCTTTATCTTAGGGATAGCCTTACGTTTTTATAAACTAGGTAAAGTTCCTTCAGGCTTTGTTAACGACGAGGCTGATTTTGGCTATAATGCTTATTCATTAATCAAAACCGGCAAAGACGAATTTGGTAAAAGTTGGCCTTTGATTTTTCAATCCTTTGGCGACGGTAAAATGCCGGTTTACTTTTACCTGACTATTCCTTCAGTCTTAATTTTTGGTTTAACTGAGTTTGCCGTTCGTTTTCCTTCGGCTTTATTTGGCAGCTTGACGGTTTTATTAGTTTATTTCTTGGCTAAAAATTTCGCCCGGCACCCCTCGCCCTTCGCCCTAATTGCCAGTTTAGTGCTGGCCACCATGCCTTGGCATATTCATTTTTCCCGGGCAGCTTTTGAAGCTAATGTCGGTCTATTTTGGCTTGTTTTAGGCAGTATATTTTTCTTTCGTTTTGTTAAATCATCTAAAGCCGGACAACTCATTGTCAGTCTGACTGCCCTGACTTTGTCCGTTTTTTCCTACCACGCCCCCAGACTTTTTATTCCGGTTTGGTTGATTTATTTGATTTGGCAATATCGTCGCCAACTGCCGATAAAGAAAACAATTATTCACACATTAATAATTGTTTTTATTCCTTGGCTCATTCTAAATTTTTCAAAAGCCAGTTTAACCAGAAGTGCCGGCATTAGTATTTTTAACGCTCAATCCGGGGTTAGCCAGCGTTTGCAGCAAAAATTTATAGAAACCAGAAATCAGCCATTGTGGTTGACCCGGGCCTTTCATAATAAACCGGTTGAGTTCACGGTTGATTTTATTCGGCGGTACGCTTCTCATTTTGATTCAAATTTTTTATTTTTTAATGGCGACCCGATTCGGCCGCGTTACCGGGTACCGGATACCGGTCAAGCCCTCTGGTTTACTTTACCTTTCTTTTTTCTCGGTTTATATTTTTTAGTCAAAAACAAACATTGGCCGATTTTAGTTTGGTTATTATTGGCACCCTTACCGGCGGCAATTACTTTTGAAACTCCCAGCGCCATCAGGGCGATTCTGATGATCATTCCTTTATCTTTAGCAATTGCTTTAGGAGCCAGTGAAACGATTAAACGATTTCCTTACTTGCGTTTTCTTTTATTGTTAATTTTTGGCTTTAATTTTTTCTCTTATCTTGATGCTTATTTTGTTCATGCCCCGATCCACCAGCCTTATGAGTGGCAGGGTGGCTATAAAGAATTAGTGAAAAGAGTCAATGAAATGATGCCCAATTACGACAAAGCTCTGATTACCGATTCGCGCGGCACGGCTTATATTTATTTTCTGTTTTACAATCAATATGATCCGGTTAAATGGCAAGCCCAAGCCAATGAATCAATTACCGCTCCGGATAAATTCGGCTTCTCCACAATTAATAAAGTTGACAATTTATATTTTATCGGCGAAAGATGTCCCACTAAAATCGCGGAAGATAAAGTCTTATACGTTTGCAATATTGCTATTGAAGAAGACAGACCAAAAATTGGCTTTACTCAGTTTAAGGATATGATTTTATTTGACGACGGCCAGCCGGCATTTGTCTTATTTGAGAAAGAAAATCTCATTCAATAA
- a CDS encoding DUF2079 domain-containing protein, protein MKKVYKHNKLWVFLVGFFLVAYLTIGIQKYNRFETGEDLAHSAQPVWHLSRLEAPYSSVLQSLSFNDHFDPILLLFAPFYRLWPDARVLIIFQQIIVVLGVIPVYLYSTRKIKGKFIPLCISFLYLYFIGIQSAISSDYHSATISATFLGLAIYFFETKKWKYYWPTFILALFSREDVAIYLFGLSLYGFFIKKERKVSLITAIISITYYYLIYNFFLPLFNGEAVFARNSFGTKGTPNMIIKTFLTSPLEFLKDFIYPLVKLRNILLTSFSFGFLPFFSPLYWLMAPFTFLRHFANDAVRYSLQRHYAATLTPILAFSAVQVLQKIKFKPLIYLSILMAIVGTFYTNRPGLDPYYPAPPLALIFKRSFYVLPPRNDDYYKMMQLIPENASVSAQVPLLAHLINRNQIYKFPNNYQEADYIVLTFTESFYPMTYEDMESLKNSLLNDNNYKKLYLSYAGVLLKRIK, encoded by the coding sequence ATGAAAAAAGTTTATAAACATAATAAACTTTGGGTGTTTTTAGTTGGATTTTTTTTAGTTGCCTATTTAACAATTGGCATTCAAAAATATAACCGTTTTGAAACTGGTGAGGATTTGGCGCATTCTGCTCAACCGGTTTGGCACCTTTCAAGATTGGAAGCACCCTATAGTTCAGTACTCCAAAGCCTTAGTTTTAACGACCATTTTGACCCGATTCTTTTATTATTCGCTCCTTTTTATCGACTCTGGCCTGACGCGAGAGTTTTGATAATCTTTCAACAGATAATTGTTGTTTTAGGTGTAATTCCGGTTTATTTATACTCAACCAGAAAAATAAAAGGCAAATTCATTCCGTTATGTATTTCTTTTTTATATTTATATTTTATCGGCATCCAATCAGCGATTTCTTCTGATTATCATTCTGCTACTATTTCTGCCACTTTTCTTGGCCTGGCAATTTACTTTTTCGAAACCAAAAAATGGAAATATTATTGGCCGACTTTTATTTTGGCTTTATTTAGTCGGGAGGATGTGGCAATTTATTTATTTGGCTTAAGTCTTTATGGATTTTTTATTAAAAAAGAAAGAAAAGTTAGTTTAATCACGGCAATTATATCCATTACCTACTATTACTTAATTTACAATTTTTTTCTTCCCCTATTTAACGGTGAAGCTGTCTTTGCCCGCAACTCTTTCGGAACAAAAGGCACTCCTAATATGATTATTAAAACTTTTTTAACTTCACCCCTAGAATTTTTAAAGGATTTTATTTATCCGCTAGTTAAGCTGAGAAATATCTTACTGACTTCATTCTCTTTTGGATTTTTGCCTTTTTTTTCACCTTTATATTGGCTGATGGCTCCGTTTACCTTTTTAAGGCATTTTGCCAATGATGCGGTCAGATATAGCCTCCAAAGACATTATGCTGCCACCTTGACGCCGATATTGGCCTTTAGCGCAGTTCAGGTTTTACAAAAAATCAAATTCAAGCCTTTAATTTATCTGTCAATATTGATGGCCATCGTGGGAACGTTTTATACTAACCGGCCCGGTCTTGATCCTTATTATCCCGCTCCTCCGCTTGCTTTAATTTTTAAAAGATCTTTTTATGTTTTACCGCCGCGAAATGATGATTACTATAAAATGATGCAATTAATTCCGGAAAATGCTTCAGTCTCTGCCCAAGTTCCCCTGCTGGCCCACTTAATTAATCGGAATCAAATTTATAAATTTCCGAATAACTATCAAGAAGCTGATTATATAGTTTTAACCTTTACTGAAAGTTTCTATCCAATGACCTATGAAGACATGGAGAGTTTAAAAAACAGTTTATTAAACGACAATAATTATAAAAAACTATATTTAAGTTACGCCGGGGTGCTTTTGAAAAGGATAAAATAG